The following is a genomic window from Marinococcus sp. PL1-022.
TAATGAAAGGCTTGTGTACGTTTCTCTGATGAGAGAGGGATATACTTTAGAAGCTTATTCAAAGGAAGAAATTATTCCTGTGAGGCTCGTGCCACTTCCAGGATTGTGGAAATACCAGGAACAAACGGAGGCTTAAAAATATACAACAATCTATTAAATGAGCCTGCAGAAGATTAAGTTCTGCAGGCTCAGCTTGTTTTTGTCTTCTACTCACTGTGCAGGTAATGGTACAGATCAGCATCGATTTTTTCCTTTAGTTGAAGGTTCAACCGCACAACCGGAATTAATTTTCCATTTTTGTCCTGCATGGATGTGTTTTCTGCTGTGTGTTTCAGTGGACTTGCTTCGCCCATGTAATAAAACTCGCGGCCCTCATCATCATCTTTTTTCACAAAAATATAAATACGGTTACCCTGTTTCTCCGCATCGATAATTTCCTGCACTTCTTTTGAAGCGGTAGTCCGGTTGCTTCTGGTGTACCACTGCAGTTCTCTGCGATTAATAAATTTATCCTCATAATTAATATTGGCTTCCACGTCTTCCGGTTTATGATACGTAACAAAAATAGGAGTAGTGCCGTACTTCGTTTTATAGCCATACATTGTGGAGCTTTCATCATTTTCCCAGTTCAGCAGCCGGCATACGTCCTTACGGGAGTACTTCTGATACAGCGTAAACGGCGGCCTGCCGTATTGCTCATTTTTCATCTCCGCACAGGAAAGCACATCTTCCACAAGCACTCTGAACCAGGATGAATCGGCGAGCGCTTCTTTCATTGCAGTGTGCCACATGAAGATTCCTTTATCTTCTTCAATCAGCGGGGTTCTGCCGTACCTTTTCTGATAAGGATCGGTGAAAAAATCCGTTGTTAAAAGCCTTTTCACGGAAACGACCGCTGTCCTTGTATTGACGCCCCCCGACGCTTGGACAATGCGCTCTATTTCTTCTGTCGTAATACGGCCATATGTAAGAAGGTACCGGAGTACTTCAGGTTCATGCCGTCGCTTGCCATTAATAAATTCAGCAGAAATAAGATGCAGCAGCTGGTCCTCGAGCGGAGAGAGCCGGGGAGCCTGTTCCTTCATTTTGCCCAGGAACCTGTAATAGCTTCCGTATTTGGAGGTAATCACTTCCGGATCTACGGCATTCTGCTGTAAAAAATCTCTTAAAAGCGGCATTCGCCCAAGACGCTGTTTTACATTCATATATGATTCCTTCAGCTTTCGCATTTCCTGCAGGTTCGTCTGATCGATAGCAGCAAACACCTTTTTCTTGGCCACCTCTTCAAAATTAATGGAGGAAATACCCTGAACAAAGCTATTGGTCTGCATCCGCCGTCGGATATGATCTTTATTGAGCGAACGGTCGCCGGAGAGTGCCACCGGAATCAGGTAGTTATTTTTATAATTGCCGATAAAATCCACCACGGTTACGAAATCCTTGGCAGGGTCTTTGCGGAGACCTCTCCCAAGCTGCTGGGTAAAGATAATGCTCGACTCTGTCTGCCGGAGCATGACGACCTGGCTCACACCCGGTATATCAATGCCTTCATTGAATATATCCACTGTAATAATGTATTCAATCACGCCGTTTTCAAGACGGTTCACCTGCTTCCACCGCTCGTCCTGCGAATCAGCCCCCGTCAGCACCACGGTACTCCGCCCCTTTTGGTTCATGAGAGCCGACAGTTCCTCTGCCTCCCGGTTGCGGCTGCAAAAAATCAGTCCACACACTTTCTCTCCGGAATGACCGTAATAATGGATTTTTTCGAGCAGGTGTTCCACTCGCTCCTCCGACACAAGCCGGCTCAAATCTGTGGTCTGATCAATCACTTCTCCGTCTTTCTCATAATCGGTTACCCCGAAATAATGGAAAGGGCAGAGCATTTCTTCCTCAAGCGCTTCCTGCAGCCGTATTTCATATGCCACCTGATAGTCAAACAGGGCGAAGATATTTACATCATCGCTTCGTTCCGGGGTCGCTGTCATACCAAGTAAAAATGATGGATGAAAATAATCGATCACTTTTTGATACGACGCAGCCCCCGCTTTATGTACTTCATCAATTAAAATATAATCAAATGCTTCAGGGTCAAACTGCTGCAGGTGAATATCTCTTGAAATCGTTTGTATCGTTGCAAACACATAGCGGGCTCCCACGTCCTGACCGGCACCGGTATATAATCCGAAATCCTCTGTGCGTCCGCCGAGAACCTGGGCGAAGTCGTCCTTTGCTTTCCGGAGAATCTGCTCCCGGTGGACGATAAACAGCATCTTTCGGGGCCGGTACTTTCTCACATCGAATGCGGCTAGATACGTTTTTCCGGTCCCTGTTGCTGAGATGACGAGCCCCTTTTGCTGACCTGCTGTTCTCAAGGCCTCCAGTTCCTTCAAAGCTGCCTGCTGCATTTTATTCGGCTTGATTTCCAGCGCTTCCTTCATTGCGTTCCGGTCAATCCAGCCTGGAGAAAGCTCGGCAATTTTCTCCTGGGCCTGCGGGCGATACAGCTGCTGATACTTTTCTATCCATCCCTCTGTTAACGGAATCGCCTGCGACCAGGTATCCTCAAACTGCTCCCGGAAGTGATGAATCACCTCTCCATTTTCATGAGAGTGCAGCTTAATGTTCCATTCATAGTTCACCTTCAGCGCATGCACCGTCAGGTTTGAACTCCCGACCATCAGTGAATAGTGGTCGTTATGCTTAAATACATATCCTTTGGAATGAAACCCGTCGATTTCAGCTAACCGTACCTCCACATTTGTAATTTTCAGCAGCTCCTGAAAAACCTTCGGCTGGTTAAACTGCAGGAAGGTGGACGTAAGTATTCTCCCATGCACACCGCGTTCCTTCAGCTCTAGCAGGTGTGTTTTCAAGGTAGCCAGGCCGCTTTCTGTAATAAAGGCGACGGAAAAGAAAAAAGATTCACATCGTTGCAATTCATGAACAAGTGTAGCAAGCACCTCCTCATGCTTTTGCTTGTCATTCATCAAAAGCTTTGGTGCATAAGGGCTGCGCTCGTAGCTGTTCTGGTCAATAAAGCCGCGGTATAACGATTCCTGTAGTTGACGCACTGTATCCATCATCAAGCTCCTGCCTATATTTGTAATAAAAAACTATTGAGTGATTTTATGAATGGCAGGAATGTCTGCCGGTGCCCAGTCCAATTCATACAGATTTTCTTTATGTACCCATTTGATTGTGCGGTGCTCCGTAATCACCGGTTCTTCTCCTGTAAGCCTGCAGTAAAATGTCGTTAAGTGCACAATGCCGAAGTCATATTCATGCGTTGTTTCTTCAATTTTTCCCTCAATGCTGATGCCGCATTTCATTTCTTCCCTTATTTCTCTTTGCAGCGCATGCTCCGGCGTTTCCCCTGCTTCAATTTTCCCGCCCGGGAATTCCCATTTCAGTGGAAGGGTTTTCGTCTGCCCGCGCTGGGCGCAAAGAATCCACTCTTTCTCGTAAATGACTGCTCCCACTACATAGATGTCTTTTTTCATTTTATGTCCGCCTTTCAGAATGGAGATGGGTGCTTACTTCTTTTTACCAGCTTACTATACTTTCCATTTTTCAGGCAAAGATGATTCATATCTTGAATTGTAATATTAAGTGCAACACGTAAAAAAATCTTGAATTGTAATATTAAGTGCAACACGTAAAAAAATAAAAAACACCCATGGTATCCCAGTGTAAAATGAAAGTACCACCAAACACTCACACGGAGGGATACCATGAGCTACTCTCATCTTACCATGATCGAACGAGGACAACTAGAGGCTCTGACGAGCCTCCACTGGTCGATCCGGCGAATTGCGGCTTTTCTGGGCCGGCATCCATCGACCATTTCCCGGGAACGCCGGCGCCAGGCATCCTCCGATACGTATCAGGCCGCTCAGGCGCAGAAAGCCTATCATCAACGGCGGAAGGCCTGCGGGCGAAAAGGCAAAGCGACGCCCGAGCTGCTTCAAGCCATTACCCATCATCTCCATGCCACCTGGTCGCCCGAACAAATTGCCCGGTACGCCCCGGGGGTTACGGTGGGATGCGGGACGATCTATCGATGGCTGTACCAGGGGTTATTGGCGAAGGGAGACCTGCGCTGCCTTCGCCAGAAGGGCAAACGGAAGAAAGTGCGGGAAAGCCGTGGCCGTTTCACGGTCGGCCGGCGCATCGAGGAACGCCCTGCCGTGGTCGAGACCCGACAAACCTTTGGCCACTGGGAAATGGATACCATTGTTTCATCGCGTGGAAAAAGCAAGGGCTGCCTGGTGACGCTCACCGAACGCAAAAGCCGGTACCTGTTAGCTGTTCCCATGCCGGACCGGCGGTCCGGAACCGTAGCCACTGCCGTGGAAACACTGATGGACCAGTATCCTCGTGGTGTCTTTGAAAGCATAACGGTGGACCGGGGCAAAGAATTCGCCTGCTTTCCCGCCCTCGAAGCCCGGAGCGTGCCCGTCTATTTCGCCGACCCCTATGCCGCCTGGCAGCGGGGAACCAATGAAAATACCAACGGCCTTCTCCGGGAATTTTTCCCGAAGGGCATGGATTTAGCTCGCCTCAGCCAGCAGGAAGTGGACTACGTCATCGGACTGATTCATCGCCGCCCCAGAAATTGTCTACATGGGAATACCACGGAAAATGTGTTTCATGAAGAAGTGTTGCGCTTAAATTGACAATCTAAGATATAAAAAAACCTCCGGCCCTGAGGCCGAAGGAGATGACTTAGTCATTGTATTCTTTTTCAAATGCTTTCGTGCTTCTTACTGTATCAATCGGTCGCACGGATGCTTCGATCTGTTCGCGCTGCGGCTCGAGCATCGGTGGCAGAGCGAGATTCTCTCCAAGGGTCTCATATGGTTCGTCGCCCATGAATCCCGGTCCGTCCGTCGCAAATTCAAATAAAATCTGCGGTGCCACCTGAGAATAGAGTGATTCAAAATAATGCCGGTTCACGTACCCTGACGTGCGGAAACGAAAGTCCGCCATCCGCTGAATCCAGGCTTCGAGCTCCTCGCGGTCCTTCACCCGGAAGGCCGAGTGGTGTACGGTGCCAAAGCCCTGACGCGCCGGCGGAAGCACCGCGTTGTATTCGACGATCACCTGGGCGCCGTTTCCTCCTTCTCCGACCTCAAATAAATGAAAGGAGCCGTCATGGCCAATTTCTTCAAACATGAGCACGCGCTCCATCATTTCTTTAAAATAGTCAATGTTGTCAATACGGACGTAAATAGGACCAAGCCCCGTAATCGCATACTCATCCGGAACAGGACCGTTTTTCCACGGCTTGCCTGCCGGCACTCCTTCATTGTTTTCATCGGAAACAAGTTCATACTGCTGTTCGTCAAAATCAACAAATGGGAGCCGTTTTTTGCCAAATCGTTCGTAAATGCCCTGATGCTTAACGTCTTTTCGGTCAAACCGCTTTTCCCAGTACGCTAAAGCCTCGTCACTTGGGACCCGGAAAGATGTTCGTGCGATCTCGTTCGTGCCGTGTGTGCCTTTAGGGATACCCGGAAAATCAAAAAAGGTCATGTCCGTACCGGCGTTGCCTTCATCGTCGGAAAAAAACAAATGGTACGTCTGAATATCGTCCTGATTGACGGTTTTTTTGATCAGTCTCATGCCTAATACGTACGTAAAGAACTCATAATTTTTTTCTGCACTGCTCGTAATAGCTGTTACGTGGTGCAGCCCTCTGATTCCTTCCACCCTGTGTTCCTCCCTTGTTCTAATGCTTTATTAAATTCCGCATAAAAGGGGCGCGTACGCCCCCCTTTTGACTACTGCTGTTCCATGCCCTTTTTCACCCATGAAGCTACTGTTACTGTACGCTTCGCCTGATGCTTGACGGCTTCTTCAATGTCTTCCTGCATGCTGCCTTCCTGGTCAACCGTGACACTTGTGCCATAAGGATTGCCGCCGGACGCAAACGTTACTGGGTCTGTGTAGCCCGGAGAAGCGATAATGGCTCCCCAATGCATCATCGTCGTATAAAGGTTTTTCACTGTAGCTTCCTGTCCACCGTGAGGATTCTGGGCAGAGGACATACCGCTTACTACTTTATTGACCAGCTGGCCGTTCATCCACAGGCCGCCGGTAGTATCAATGAACTGCTTCATCTGTGCCGGCAGGTTGCCAAAACGCGTCGGCATGCTGAAAATAAAGGCGTCTGCCCATTCCAGGTCAGCAAGTGTTGCTTCCGGAATATGAGAGGTGTCTTCGAGATGCTGCTTCCAGGCCGGATTTGCATGCACCGCTTCGTCAGGGGCAAGCTCCGGAACACGGACGAGCTTCGCTTCCGCTCCGGCTGCCTCTGCGCCTTCCACGGCCCATTGTCCCATTGTGTAGTTTGTACCTGTTGCGCTGTAATAAATAACTGCTACTTTTACGTTTTCCATTGCTTCATCGCTCCTTGTATTTTGCTTCAAAAAATCAAATAGTCCCACTTTCGTGCACCACCATTTCGTTTATTCCTGCTTGCTTCTATCAGGCTGTGCGCTCCCTTCACGCACGAGAAGTGACTGGATTACAGCACAGAGTTTTTATACCAGGCAGCCGCCTGCTCCACTTCTTCTTTTGTCAGCTGATGACCCCCGTCCTCCCAGTGAAGGGTGACCTCAGCACCGGCTGCTTCAAGCATTTTCGCCAGTTCTTCTGTTTCTTCCGGACGGCAGATCGGATCATTTTTCCCCGCTCCAATAAATACGGGCAGGCCGGTTAAATCCGGAAGCCCTATGCCCCGGCGTGGCACCATCGGATGAAAAAGCGCTGCCCCCTTCACCGGCTCTTCGTAATGAAAGAGCAGGTTCGCAGCAATGTTGGCGCCGTTGGAATATCCAACCGCCACAACATTTTTCCGGTCAAAGGAATGTTCAGCAGAAGCAGTGTCGATAAATCCATAAAGCTCCTCCGTCTGCTTCATTAAGTCTTCTTCATCAAACACGCCTTCGGCCAGCCGTTTAAAGAATCTTGGCATGCCATTTTCTGTAATATTTCCACGCACACCAAGCACCGAAGCGGAATCATCTATCATTCCTGCCACCGGCAATAGATCGTTTTCCGTTCCTCCTGTCCCGTGAAGAAGCATAAATGTCGGTTTGTTCTGGTCAGTTCCCTGTTGAAAAATGTGTTTCACTATAATCCTCCTTTATTTTGCAGCGTCTACCGGTTCCAGTGACGCTTCAATCTGCTTTCGTCTGGGCTCCAGCCATACAGGCAGCTTTAATTCCTGTCCCAGCTGCTCGAGCGGCTCATCCCGGGTAAATCCCGGGGGATCAGTCGCAATCTCAAACAATAAGCCACCGTGCTCGCGGAAATAAATGGCTTTGAAATAATCACGGTCCTTCACTTCTGTGGGCACGTAGCCATGGGCCGTCATCTGCTGCTGCCATTCGAGCTGGTCCGCATCGTCCCGAGCCCGGAAAGCTATATGGTGCACAGTACCTGTTCCAAGCTCTCCCCTTGAAACGGGAGCTGTACTGATATCAATGGTATTACCGACAGAGGCTTCGGTCTGGAAACGCAGATACGTCCCATCCTGCCCCGCATAATTCATTCCCAACACCTGCTCGAGAAGATCAGCTGTCTGGTGAGGTGCCCCGGAATTCAGTACCGCCCCGGCAAATCCCTGAATGGCGTAAGCCTCAGGCACCGTTGAAGAACTATTCCTGTTCAGCGGACGTTCCGTCAGCTCTAAATGAAGGCCGTGTGGATCCTGAAAGCGAAGATACGTTTCGTTGTATCTTTCGAATTGTTCTACCTTCACCCCTAAAGCCGTGAGGCGTTCCTTCCAGAAGCCAAGACTTTCGGCAGGGACAGCGAACACCGTGGTATCCACCTGGCCGCTTCCAGTCCGCCCTTTACGCGCCTCATTCCAGGGGAAAAACGTCATAATGGTGCCCGGCGAACCTTCCCGGTCGCCAAAGTACAGATGATACGTGCCGGGATCATCAAAATTAACGGTTTTTTTAACAAGTTTTAAACCAAGAACCTCCAAATAAAAGGCGATATTTTCTTTTGGGCTTTCTACAATGGCCGTAATGTGATGAATACCAGCGGTTTTTTTCTCCATATCCATCCTCTTTTCAGCATTTATTTCGAAACCATATATCTTTAATTCAAGATATTAACGTAAAAAAATTTATTTTTCGAGAGAAAGACCTAATTTTTTCAGAAGAGCTATAAATGTTTCTTTTTCCTCGTCATCAAGCACACTGAACATTTCCTGAATAGCTGTCTGGTGGAGGGGAAATATCTCATCCATCAACGACGAGCCTTCTTCTGTAATACGTACATTAATAATTCTCCGATCCTCCGGGCACCGGGTCCGGAAAAGATATTTTTTCTTTTCGAGTTTATCAATAACGTAGGTCATGCTTCCGCTCGAAAGCAGTATTTTTTCACCGATGCGCTGAATAGCCTGTTCTCCTTTGTGGTACAAAAGCTCAAGCACAGCAAATTCAGTAGGATTCAAACCATGGGCACGTATATCCTCCCGAATTTTTTCTTCCACTGCGTGATTGGCTCTCGATAACACAACTAATGATTTTAAAGCGAGGTCCTGCCCGCTCGTAGGATTGCTCATGCTCACCATATCCTTAATTCAATTATCTTTAATTAAAGCTAATATTACACTTTTGCTCTGGAAAATGTCAAGGACCATCTTTGTTTAAAGGAATGAAAATATTAATAACCGGGTAAAGCAACGATAACATTCACCTTGGGGAGGACTTACCATGTATAGTCTGACACCGGTAACCTTGGACAGGAAAGGACGACTTTTGGTGCCTGAAAGGCTGCATCATGTCTCTAAACAATCAACCATTACTATCACTCTTATGGCTTCTGAAAAATGTTTACGTTTTTCTTTTCATTCAATACCGCCGAAAGGAGTATTTTACAAAAAAAAAGTTGACGCCGAGGGGCGCGTGCTCCTCCCTGCTTCCTACCGGCGCTCGCTGCAGTGGGGGGAAGGTACCCTGCTTGAATGGGATGAAAGTGAAGGTGATTTTTATCTAAAAACCTATACAGCCTTCTGCGCCATCTGCAGAAAAAAAGAAGAGTTTCTGCCGGTAGGCCAGTCGTATCTGTGTCTCGACTGCCGGGAGGAAAGCTCCCATGCAGAAATAAACCGTTGGAACAGCACATTGGATCAGCTGTTTTCCGACCATTTTATCTATTGCAGGAAAGCTCTCACTCTTGAAGACACTGAAGACGTTCATCAGGCACGCGTGACTGGACGCCGACTCCAGGCACTTATCGATTTTTTGGGCATTCCACGTTCCCATGAAGTTCGCACGCGGCTAAAGCGCATCCACCGCCTTCTTGCTCCTTTAAGAGAGAGTGATGTGATAATTTCTTCTTTTCAATCACTTCTTGACCAGACAACAGATCCACGGCAGGAAGAAGTATTTAAGACAGTTCTGCGGCTTCAGTACCTTAAACAAAAAAAGCATCAGCAAGCTCTCTTTACAAAACTCCCCGAAATGATTGAAAACGCGCATATACAGCGATGGCATTTTTTTCTTGAAAGCGAACTGCCACTGTTCAGCAAATTTTTCCCCTTAAAAGATCGGTTGGAAAAAAAAGAAAATAGCTATCGAAAAACTTTTCGCCGCTACAAATCTATTAAAAATCGTTATGGCTGGACAAACGACAGGACCCTCGCCGCCCTGCACGACGTACGTCTGCAAACGAAAGAGATGCGTTATCTGTACAAATACACCAGCAGTATATATCAGTTTGACGGTAACCGTTCCGAAGAGCTGTACAAACAAATGCAGCCTCTGCTTGGCGATATTAACGACCGACGCGACTGGCTTCGTGAAATTCATAAGAAAAAAGTAAAAACCCGCCTTTCTCAAAACGGTGTTCAAATCCTCTCCCGTATTTTTAATGAGGAAATTTATAGACTTCATAAAGAACTTGTACGCTTATGATAATTTTTTCTTTCTTTTTTTATTTTCTATGTCTCCTGCCCTTTCTTTTCGTTTTCGGGCAGGCAGGATCCACCGGTAACTGCCCTTCGTTTCATTTCCTTCTTCAACGGCAAAATTCTTATGCAGGCTGAAGTATAATAAATAAAACAGACTCAATACGTGGAATTCTTTCATCCAGCCTGTAAACATCAGCTTTGGCGTGAATGCCTCCAAAAGAATCTCCCCAGCAGCAATGATAGCCAAAACTGCTTTAAGTGAAAGCGCCAGTAACAACATCACCGGTCATTACTTTTTAAAAAAAGCTATTGTATCAAAAAAGCTGCATACTTTCCTCTTTTTTTCCACAAATAAAACCGACCGGAGAAGCCGGCCGGATTTATTCGTTTTCTCCTTTTTCCAGTGTGCCTTCTAAATTAAAAACAACGCCGCGCTGCTCTATCGTTGTTTGTCCCATTTCAAATAATACTGTTCCAGCCTGCGGAGTAAGCCGGTCCTTAGTTTCGTAGTTCACGTGTACAGCCCGTTCGTTGTTTTTTTCCACGAAATTGATCGTGTACTGAATATTATGGCCGTCGGTGCTTTTTGTAGTGTGTGTGCCTTTTTCTGGTTTGAACGTAATTTCGGTCATTAGAAAACCTCCCTTTTCTTACGGTCTGGTTTCCTTTACCCGCATAGGGCTTACGTTCAACCTTTTCTTAAGAAGCGATTTTCAACCTCTGACCAACACTGATCACACCCGTATTGGAAATATTATTGTCCGCAGCAATTTTTTGGACAGTAGTATTGTATCTTCCTGCAATACTGTATAACGTATCACCTGATTTTACAGTGTACGTAGTGGACGAGGCTGGGGGAGTAGTGGTTCCCTTGCCCGGAATTTTCAGCACCTGGCCAACCCGGATGACGTTCGAACTCGTCGGGATGCCGTTGGCTTTTTTCAGCTCTGTCACGCTCACATTGTTGCGGTTGGCGATACTGTACAGTGTGTCACCCGACTTTACGGTATATGATCCGGAGGCAGCCGGAGGCGGAGTAGTGGTACCTTTACCCGGGATTTTCAATACCTGCCCGACCCTGATGACGTTCGAGCTCGTCGGAATACTGTTGGCTTTTTTCAGCTCTGTCACGCTTACATTATTGCGGTTGGCAATGCTGTACAGCGTATCTCCAGATTTTACGGTATAAGAAGCTCCTCCGGCCGATGTTGAACCCTGGATTTTCAGAAGCTCAGAGACCGTTACAAATTTGTACCCCTGGGCTTTCAGCTTTGTAATCATTTCCGGAAGTGCGGCCGGTGTGCCAGGCGCTCCTGCCCCTGTGTGCATTAATACGACCGAACCCGGTTCAATATTATTTACTACTTTATTCAATACCTGGGTTTTTGAAAGCCCTCTCCAGTCAATCGTATCGATATTCCAGTGCAGAGTATGCGTATAGCCTGCATCTCCTACCGTTTTAAGCACGGTGGAATTGGTGGCGCCGAACGGAGCCCGAAAGATTGGCTTAGTTGATTTGCCGGTAGTGCTTTTCACGAGGGCTTCCGTGTCTGCTAATTCTTTTTTCATTTTCGTAGTGGAAATAGTGGTGAAATCAGGATGGGAGTACGAATGATTACCGAGCTGGTGCCCGGCAGCTGCAATATTCCGGATAGACTGCGGATGATCCTTCGTTCCGGAGCCAGTTAAGAAAAAAGTGGCTTTTACATTTTGGGTGGACAATGTCTGAAGAATTTTAGAAATGTTTGTCCCATCTGCACCGTCATCAAAAGTCAGCGCCACCACCTTGCTTGAAGTATTTCCTTTCACTACATACTTTGAACTGGCAGCGTCCGACTGCACAGGGAACGAGAAACAGATAACAAGCAAAAATACCAGAATGACAGCGGCTTTCAACCACTTCATACCCATCCTGCTCACCCCATTTATTTAGTTATGCCAGTTGCCCGGCATATGTATGAGTGAACAACCATTCATTATTTCCTTTATTATACTTTAAATATAGCAATAAGTACCGTGCTTTAAGAACTATATTTCATACATATAAAGTACATTTTTTAGAAATATCTCTTAAATTTAGAAATAAAAGCAAAAAAAGCCTGTTAAAGCAGGCTTTTTTCAAATTCAGTACTATTTACACAGACGGATAACCCTCTGGATTATGCTTAATCCAACGCCAGGAATCTTCACACATATCCTCTACTCCTTTTTGAGCGGTCCAGCCCAGTTCATTACGTGCTTTGGCCGGGTCGGCGTAACAAACAGAGATATCTCCCGGGCGCCGGTCCCGAATCTCATACGGCACATCTTTTCCGGATGCTTTTTCGAATGCTTCCACCAATTCCAGTACGCTGTAGCCCTGGCCGGTACCAAGATTAAATTCTCCAATTCCCGGCCCCTCCATCGATTTATGCAGAGCACTTAAGTGGCCCTTAGCAAGGTCTACCACGTGAATGTAGTCCCGTACTCCTGTGCCGTCTTTTGTCGGATAATCATCGCCGAACACGTTCAGCTGCGGAAGCTTCCCTACCGCCACCTGCGTTATATACGGCATCAGATTATTCGGTATACCGTTTGGCGACTCCCCGATCCGTCCGCTTGGATGGGCACCGATCGGATTAAAATACCTGAGAATGGAAATACTCCATTCGTGATCGGACACGTAAAGATCCCGGAGAATATCTTCAATCATCAGTTTCGAGTTGCCGTAGGGATTTGTCGCCTGCAGCTCAAAATCTTCCGTAATTGGATTTGTTTTCGGCGTGCCGTACACTGTAGCCGAAGACGAAAAAATCATTTTTTTCACATTAAATTTTTTCATCGTCTCGAGAAGAATAATGCTTCCCGTAATATTGTTATGGTAATATTTGAGCGGGATTTCCACAGACTCCCCAACCGCCTTCAGTCCTGCCAGATGAATAACTGCTTCAATATCAAATCTTTCAAATAGGTTCTCCATCCCTTCGCGGTCCAGCAGATCCACATCGAAATATTTAAGGC
Proteins encoded in this region:
- a CDS encoding LysM peptidoglycan-binding domain-containing protein, with amino-acid sequence MKWLKAAVILVFLLVICFSFPVQSDAASSKYVVKGNTSSKVVALTFDDGADGTNISKILQTLSTQNVKATFFLTGSGTKDHPQSIRNIAAAGHQLGNHSYSHPDFTTISTTKMKKELADTEALVKSTTGKSTKPIFRAPFGATNSTVLKTVGDAGYTHTLHWNIDTIDWRGLSKTQVLNKVVNNIEPGSVVLMHTGAGAPGTPAALPEMITKLKAQGYKFVTVSELLKIQGSTSAGGASYTVKSGDTLYSIANRNNVSVTELKKANSIPTSSNVIRVGQVLKIPGKGTTTPPPAASGSYTVKSGDTLYSIANRNNVSVTELKKANGIPTSSNVIRVGQVLKIPGKGTTTPPASSTTYTVKSGDTLYSIAGRYNTTVQKIAADNNISNTGVISVGQRLKIAS
- a CDS encoding CHAD domain-containing protein, with translation MDQLFSDHFIYCRKALTLEDTEDVHQARVTGRRLQALIDFLGIPRSHEVRTRLKRIHRLLAPLRESDVIISSFQSLLDQTTDPRQEEVFKTVLRLQYLKQKKHQQALFTKLPEMIENAHIQRWHFFLESELPLFSKFFPLKDRLEKKENSYRKTFRRYKSIKNRYGWTNDRTLAALHDVRLQTKEMRYLYKYTSSIYQFDGNRSEELYKQMQPLLGDINDRRDWLREIHKKKVKTRLSQNGVQILSRIFNEEIYRLHKELVRL
- the galE gene encoding UDP-glucose 4-epimerase GalE codes for the protein MILVTGGAGYIGSHICVELLEEGHEVVVIDNFSNSRSVSLERVEEITGKSLKYFDVDLLDREGMENLFERFDIEAVIHLAGLKAVGESVEIPLKYYHNNITGSIILLETMKKFNVKKMIFSSSATVYGTPKTNPITEDFELQATNPYGNSKLMIEDILRDLYVSDHEWSISILRYFNPIGAHPSGRIGESPNGIPNNLMPYITQVAVGKLPQLNVFGDDYPTKDGTGVRDYIHVVDLAKGHLSALHKSMEGPGIGEFNLGTGQGYSVLELVEAFEKASGKDVPYEIRDRRPGDISVCYADPAKARNELGWTAQKGVEDMCEDSWRWIKHNPEGYPSV